In the genome of Hymenobacter cellulosivorans, one region contains:
- a CDS encoding FAD-dependent oxidoreductase, with amino-acid sequence MTKKPVLLAVDDDPQVLGAIDRDLRSEFRRDYRVLRASSGAEALATLHELKARNEPLALILADQRMPEMEGVEFLEQARRIYPDAKRVLLTAYADTEAAIRAINNARLDHYLMKPWDPPQELLFPTLHDLLAAWQAQYKPRFQGLRLIGFQWSPLSHELKDFLAGYMAAYQWLDFETNPEAQVLLGSTGFTAQDLPVIVFEDGTALSRPERGAVAARMGLASEATQELYDVVVIGAGPSGLAAAVYGASEGLKTLIVERQSPGGQAGTSSRIENYLGFPTGLSGAELAHRAWTQAVRLGAEMLAPQEVTSLCVQDGYKVLTLSNGSNIRTRAVVLTMGVSYRTLEVPGIDQLTGAGVYYGAARTEARSCDQQDVYIVGGGNSAGQAAMYLATYARKVYILIRGESLAASMSAYLIEQIRQTPNIEILPFTQVKEVRGQDHLEEVVIDNNGQREVRPARALFVFIGAKPSTEWICDLALCDAKGFLLTGRDLVADPRYATSWKHSREPYLLETCVPGIFAAGDSRAGAMARVASAVGEGSMAIKFVHQYLDE; translated from the coding sequence ATGACAAAGAAACCCGTTCTACTCGCCGTCGACGACGACCCCCAGGTGCTGGGCGCCATCGACCGGGACCTGCGCAGCGAGTTCCGGCGCGACTATCGGGTGCTGCGTGCTTCTTCCGGGGCCGAGGCTCTGGCAACCCTGCACGAACTCAAGGCCCGTAATGAACCCCTGGCCCTGATTCTGGCCGATCAGCGCATGCCCGAAATGGAGGGCGTGGAGTTTCTGGAGCAGGCCCGGCGCATCTACCCCGATGCCAAACGGGTGCTGCTGACCGCCTACGCCGATACCGAAGCCGCTATCCGGGCTATCAACAACGCCCGCCTCGACCACTACCTGATGAAGCCCTGGGACCCGCCCCAGGAGCTGCTCTTCCCTACCCTGCACGACCTGCTGGCTGCCTGGCAGGCCCAATACAAGCCCCGTTTCCAGGGATTGCGCCTGATTGGGTTTCAATGGTCGCCGCTGTCCCACGAACTCAAGGACTTCTTGGCCGGCTACATGGCCGCCTATCAGTGGCTTGATTTCGAAACCAATCCTGAGGCTCAGGTTTTGTTGGGTAGCACCGGCTTCACGGCCCAAGATCTGCCCGTGATAGTCTTCGAAGACGGCACGGCCCTCTCGCGGCCGGAGCGTGGGGCTGTAGCTGCCCGCATGGGCCTGGCCTCCGAGGCCACCCAGGAGCTCTACGACGTAGTGGTTATTGGGGCGGGGCCCTCCGGGCTAGCCGCGGCCGTGTACGGGGCTTCCGAAGGACTCAAAACCCTGATTGTGGAGCGCCAGTCGCCGGGCGGGCAGGCGGGCACCAGCTCCCGTATCGAAAACTACCTGGGCTTTCCTACCGGCCTGAGCGGCGCCGAACTGGCTCACCGCGCCTGGACCCAGGCCGTGCGCCTCGGGGCCGAAATGCTGGCTCCGCAGGAAGTCACTAGTCTTTGCGTGCAGGATGGCTATAAAGTGCTGACCCTGAGTAACGGCAGCAACATCCGCACCCGGGCCGTGGTCCTGACCATGGGCGTGAGCTACCGTACCCTGGAAGTGCCCGGCATCGACCAGCTGACGGGCGCGGGCGTGTACTACGGCGCGGCCCGAACCGAGGCCCGCTCCTGCGACCAGCAGGACGTCTACATCGTCGGGGGCGGTAACTCGGCCGGGCAGGCCGCTATGTACTTAGCCACTTACGCCCGCAAAGTCTACATCCTGATTCGGGGCGAGTCGTTGGCCGCGTCCATGTCGGCCTACCTTATCGAGCAGATCCGCCAGACGCCCAACATTGAGATTCTGCCCTTTACTCAGGTGAAGGAAGTGCGGGGCCAGGACCACCTCGAAGAAGTCGTCATCGATAACAACGGGCAGCGAGAAGTGCGGCCGGCCCGGGCGTTATTCGTCTTTATCGGGGCAAAGCCCAGCACCGAATGGATCTGCGACCTGGCCCTCTGCGACGCCAAAGGCTTCCTGCTCACCGGTCGCGACCTGGTAGCCGACCCGCGCTACGCCACCAGCTGGAAGCACAGCCGGGAGCCCTACCTGCTCGAAACCTGCGTGCCCGGCATCTTCGCCGCCGGCGACAGTCGGGCCGGGGCCATGGCCCGGGTGGCTTCGGCGGTGGGCGAGGGGTCCATGGCCATCAAGTTTGTGCACCAGTATTTGGATGAGTAG
- a CDS encoding lysophospholipid acyltransferase family protein, with product MLFYTVAKPIVQLALRVFFRRLEIRHHERLEAPGPMLIVSNHPNTLMDPLVVAANRRTPIAFLAKSTFFKNPISRAIFLSGNCIPIYRRQDAESGDAGVTPEELAARNEAAFGQCYDYFDKGGSIQIFPEGTSVSERRLRPLKTGAARISLGAEARHDFKLGLTILPIGINYFDPSRFRSDVFVNIGKPIVVADYAAAYAADPEAAADQLTEEIRRRLEYRLIITRDAAEDELVLQIERTFGEHLIPDDEETLYDNFQLSRALLEAVPYFEQHDPARLLQVREKLSNYLLDLDRLRLTDEALESSKGRGQRWARATVSGLKLVLGFPLYVYGLVNNYIPYILPSMIAKRATKDLEFVAPIMLVTGILTFGIGYALQIGLVHHFTQNWLWTLLYALSLAPAGFYALSYWNNLRARLLRLRALKLFRTKRPVMEDLLRQRQAIIKLLGEARAAFLAATGTPEPRKAG from the coding sequence ATGCTCTTCTACACTGTTGCCAAGCCCATAGTGCAGCTCGCCCTCCGGGTGTTTTTCCGCCGCCTCGAAATCCGCCACCACGAGCGGCTGGAAGCTCCGGGCCCTATGCTCATCGTTTCTAACCACCCTAATACCCTCATGGACCCGCTGGTGGTGGCCGCCAACCGCCGCACGCCCATTGCCTTTCTGGCCAAGAGCACCTTTTTCAAAAACCCGATTTCAAGGGCCATCTTCTTGTCGGGCAACTGCATTCCCATCTACCGCCGCCAGGATGCCGAAAGTGGCGACGCGGGCGTGACGCCCGAAGAACTGGCCGCCCGCAACGAGGCTGCCTTCGGCCAGTGCTACGACTACTTCGACAAGGGCGGCTCCATCCAGATTTTCCCCGAGGGTACCAGCGTGAGTGAGCGGCGCCTGCGGCCCCTCAAAACCGGCGCGGCCCGCATCAGCCTCGGCGCCGAAGCCCGCCACGACTTCAAGCTGGGTCTGACCATCCTCCCCATCGGCATCAACTACTTCGACCCCAGCCGCTTCCGCTCCGACGTGTTCGTCAACATTGGCAAGCCCATCGTGGTGGCCGACTACGCCGCCGCCTACGCCGCCGACCCCGAGGCCGCCGCCGACCAATTGACCGAGGAAATTCGCCGCCGCCTGGAATACCGCCTCATCATCACCCGCGACGCGGCCGAGGACGAGCTGGTCTTGCAAATAGAACGCACCTTCGGCGAGCACCTGATTCCGGACGATGAGGAAACCCTCTACGATAACTTCCAACTCAGCCGGGCCCTACTCGAAGCCGTGCCCTACTTCGAGCAGCACGATCCGGCCCGCCTGCTACAGGTGCGCGAGAAGCTCAGCAACTACCTCCTCGACCTGGACCGTCTCCGCCTCACCGACGAAGCCTTGGAGTCGAGCAAGGGCCGGGGGCAGCGCTGGGCCCGCGCCACTGTTTCGGGCCTGAAGCTGGTGCTGGGCTTCCCATTATATGTATACGGGCTCGTCAACAACTACATTCCCTACATTCTGCCCTCCATGATTGCCAAACGGGCCACCAAGGACTTGGAATTCGTGGCGCCCATCATGCTGGTTACCGGCATTCTGACCTTCGGCATCGGCTACGCCCTGCAGATTGGCCTGGTTCACCACTTCACCCAAAACTGGCTCTGGACCTTGCTTTACGCCCTAAGCCTAGCCCCCGCCGGCTTCTACGCCCTGAGCTATTGGAACAACCTGCGGGCCCGGTTGCTGCGCCTGCGTGCCCTGAAGCTGTTCCGCACTAAGCGCCCGGTAATGGAAGACCTGCTGCGCCAGCGCCAAGCCATTATCAAGCTGCTCGGCGAAGCCCGCGCCGCTTTCCTGGCCGCCACGGGCACCCCTGAGCCGCGCAAGGCCGGGTAA
- a CDS encoding sensor histidine kinase, translated as MTPTLTPADLLVIPTFVGLPPETLDWLITHGEQRAYAPNETVLQPGDEASYMMAILAGGLQYYAVRNGQREPIFRMEAGQVSGVLPYSRLRTVGGYGLAVGHTVLYMLHRDLFPQLEQASPELVQRLVSLMSDRARDEARGQERDEKLRALGKLSAGLAHELNNPAAAIARGAQALRERADAKPGLLLELVRHCPEPDALAALMALAVPGESPLGVMSALVCADREDDIASWLEDRGIPDGYRLAAGLMEAGLTLEQLEPVGAALPEAALPAAFAWLEGQLTMLRLIHDVQESGARISTLVQNVKTYSHMDRGGDYALLDVKAGLESTLNMLGYQLRAKNIRLTRDYAETLPAIRGQVSSLNQVWTNLLDNAIDALPAGGEITVRTRLEGDFLRVFILDNGPGIKPEVLPHIFEPFYTTKQAGEGTGLGLDIAQRIIRNHGGRLEVHSQPGHTEFCAWLPVGEVVR; from the coding sequence ATGACCCCTACCCTCACCCCCGCCGACTTACTGGTCATTCCTACCTTCGTGGGGTTGCCGCCCGAAACCCTCGACTGGCTGATAACTCACGGTGAGCAGCGGGCCTACGCTCCCAACGAAACCGTGCTCCAGCCCGGCGATGAGGCCAGCTATATGATGGCTATTCTGGCCGGCGGCCTACAGTACTATGCCGTGCGCAACGGGCAGCGGGAGCCGATATTTCGCATGGAAGCCGGCCAGGTGAGCGGAGTACTGCCTTACTCCCGCCTGCGCACTGTGGGCGGCTACGGCTTGGCCGTGGGTCATACGGTATTGTATATGCTGCACCGTGACCTGTTTCCCCAGCTGGAGCAAGCTAGTCCCGAGCTGGTGCAGCGCCTGGTGAGCCTGATGAGCGACCGGGCCCGCGACGAAGCCCGTGGGCAGGAGCGCGACGAGAAGCTGCGGGCCTTGGGCAAGCTCTCGGCCGGCCTCGCCCACGAGCTCAACAACCCCGCTGCCGCCATCGCCCGCGGGGCCCAGGCCCTGCGCGAGCGGGCCGATGCCAAGCCCGGCCTGCTGCTGGAGCTGGTGCGCCACTGCCCCGAGCCCGATGCCCTGGCGGCCCTGATGGCCCTGGCCGTGCCCGGCGAGTCGCCGCTGGGGGTGATGTCGGCGCTGGTGTGCGCCGATCGGGAAGACGATATTGCCAGCTGGCTTGAAGACCGGGGCATACCCGACGGCTACCGCCTGGCGGCCGGCCTGATGGAGGCCGGCCTGACCCTGGAGCAGCTGGAGCCCGTGGGCGCGGCCCTGCCCGAGGCCGCCTTGCCCGCCGCCTTTGCCTGGCTTGAAGGCCAGCTTACCATGCTGCGCCTGATTCACGACGTGCAGGAAAGCGGGGCCCGCATCAGTACGCTGGTGCAGAACGTGAAAACCTACTCCCACATGGACCGGGGCGGCGACTACGCTCTGCTTGACGTGAAAGCCGGCCTGGAAAGTACCCTCAACATGTTGGGCTACCAGTTGCGGGCTAAGAACATTCGCCTCACCCGCGACTACGCCGAAACCTTGCCTGCCATCCGGGGCCAAGTCAGCAGCCTCAACCAGGTGTGGACCAACCTGCTCGACAACGCCATCGACGCGCTGCCCGCCGGGGGCGAAATCACCGTGCGCACCCGCCTGGAGGGCGACTTCCTGCGGGTCTTCATCCTCGATAATGGTCCGGGCATTAAACCTGAAGTGTTGCCCCATATCTTTGAGCCGTTCTACACCACCAAGCAGGCCGGTGAAGGCACCGGCCTGGGCCTCGACATTGCCCAGCGCATCATCCGTAACCACGGCGGCCGGCTAGAAGTCCACTCCCAACCCGGCCACACCGAGTTTTGCGCCTGGCTGCCAGTTGGTGAGGTGGTGAGATAG
- the radA gene encoding DNA repair protein RadA: MAKLKTLYFCQKCGAQSAKWIGRCPSCGEWNTYVEEVIQKDDTQAAGSWKPPTASPGGKTVAKPRVIGEIHYEEESRFDTNDSELNRVLGGGLVPGSLVLIGGEPGIGKSTLMLQIAMSLQQMKVLYISGEESEQQIKMRAERLGPQHPQCYILTETNTQNIFKQIDQLQPNVVIVDSIQTLHSGLVESGAGSVSQVRECTAELLKFAKETGVPVLIIGHITKDGSIAGPKILEHMVDTVLQFEGDRHLSYRILRTTKNRFGSTSELGIYEMQGTGLRQVSNPSEILLSQRTESLSGMAIGATLEGNRPLLVEVQALVTPATYGTPQRSATGFDAKRLNMLLAVLEKRSGLRLGQHDVFLNIAGGLRLDDPALDVAVCAAVVSSLNDLPIPGNVCLAAEVGLSGEIRAVSRLDQRLSEAEKLGFREMYISQFNARGLDLARYGIRAQPVGRLDEVLSGLFG; the protein is encoded by the coding sequence ATGGCCAAGCTCAAGACTCTCTATTTCTGTCAAAAATGCGGTGCCCAGTCAGCTAAGTGGATCGGGCGCTGCCCGTCCTGCGGCGAGTGGAACACCTACGTGGAGGAAGTAATCCAGAAGGACGACACCCAGGCGGCTGGCTCCTGGAAACCGCCTACGGCCAGCCCCGGCGGCAAAACCGTAGCCAAGCCCCGCGTCATCGGTGAAATTCACTACGAGGAAGAATCCCGCTTCGACACCAATGACTCGGAGCTAAACCGGGTACTGGGCGGCGGCCTCGTGCCGGGCTCGTTGGTGCTGATTGGCGGGGAGCCGGGCATTGGCAAAAGCACCCTGATGCTGCAGATTGCCATGAGCTTGCAGCAAATGAAGGTGCTCTACATTTCGGGCGAGGAAAGTGAGCAGCAGATCAAGATGCGGGCCGAGCGCCTGGGTCCCCAGCACCCGCAGTGCTATATCCTGACCGAAACCAACACCCAGAACATTTTCAAGCAGATCGACCAGCTGCAGCCCAACGTGGTCATCGTGGACTCTATCCAGACCCTGCATTCGGGCCTGGTGGAATCGGGGGCGGGCTCGGTAAGCCAGGTGCGCGAGTGCACCGCTGAGCTGCTCAAGTTTGCCAAGGAAACCGGCGTGCCGGTGCTCATCATCGGCCACATCACCAAGGACGGCTCCATTGCCGGCCCCAAGATCCTGGAGCACATGGTGGACACCGTACTGCAGTTTGAGGGCGACCGGCACCTCTCGTACCGCATCCTGCGCACCACCAAAAACCGCTTCGGTAGCACTTCGGAGCTCGGTATTTACGAAATGCAGGGCACCGGTCTGCGCCAGGTGAGCAACCCCTCGGAGATTCTGCTCAGCCAGCGCACCGAGAGCCTCAGCGGCATGGCCATTGGGGCCACGCTGGAAGGTAACCGGCCCCTGCTGGTGGAAGTGCAGGCCCTGGTAACGCCGGCTACCTACGGCACGCCCCAGCGCTCGGCCACTGGCTTCGACGCCAAGCGCCTGAACATGCTGCTGGCCGTGCTCGAAAAGCGTAGCGGCCTGCGCCTGGGCCAGCACGACGTGTTCCTCAACATTGCCGGCGGCCTGCGCCTCGACGACCCGGCCCTGGACGTGGCCGTGTGCGCCGCGGTGGTATCGTCGCTGAACGACTTGCCAATTCCTGGCAACGTGTGCTTGGCGGCGGAAGTGGGGTTGAGTGGCGAAATCCGGGCGGTAAGCCGGCTGGATCAGCGGCTGTCGGAAGCCGAGAAGCTGGGGTTCCGGGAAATGTACATCTCCCAGTTCAACGCCCGCGGATTAGATTTGGCCCGATACGGAATCAGAGCTCAACCGGTAGGCCGCCTCGACGAAGTACTTAGCGGATTATTCGGGTAA
- a CDS encoding T9SS type A sorting domain-containing protein, with the protein MRPTLTFYSLAVLLVCWLSSCVSVQAQSLDPIFKPTVLKAPLAVGGLQAVNTLAVQADGKILVGGGFDFINGDLTGKLLRLNLDGTPDPTFNMDGLGANGYVSTVLVQPNGKILVGGGFTTFNGQARSMVVRLNTDGSLDNTFTFGSAASVRQIGSLALQPDGKILVGGGLSLQNTPQTGGLVRLNPDGSLDSSFSVGGTLVQGEMIWAILVQPDGKIVVGGTFTDFNRQGIASLVRLTSTGAIDPTFYTANINTTVGPVFTLAQQPDGKLLVGGSFLQLGGQPAKYIARLLPDGTYDNSFQPGTGPNSVVRALYLESSGGILITGSFTQVNGVSRGRVARLSATGSLDASFATGAGVNATTSALALLPTGQILLAGGFTQHDGANYSGLVRLNATTGQAEAAFGPIIEARGTLSQLLPLPSGQMLVSGNFTQLNGQAVAGAANSVRRLNPDGSLDGNFTALATGTLHAVQVDGSFYVTSGTTLRRYLADGTLDNTFTAQAFSSFSSVQGVVALPNGQVFVHGQFNSYGSRTGLSGLIRLNADGTPDNTFVPASAPTDRRVQQVLTQPSGKLVVVSDVVNTFITTVTRLNADGSADNSFSVGSAAGSGASYQVVMQPDGKLLVSGPFTSFNGQAAPYGLTRLTADGAPDPTYTGVTTYYIPRLVQPDGRLLALQSNTPSPGASAALVRLNADGSLDTGFSPVAVPHSIFTNDGNITGIKLQPADNKILLYGSFYYVAGQVRIGLARLTNVGVLATRPALAARPLEVYPNPAHEAVTVRLPATLQARPATLLDLQGRLVRTWTIPARQAEMPLSLETLPAGVYLLQVQDAGGLYQQKVVAH; encoded by the coding sequence ATGCGTCCAACTCTTACTTTTTATTCGCTGGCTGTTCTGCTCGTATGCTGGCTTAGCAGCTGCGTTTCAGTCCAGGCCCAGTCCCTGGACCCCATCTTTAAGCCCACCGTGCTGAAAGCCCCGCTTGCAGTAGGTGGTTTACAAGCCGTGAACACGCTAGCCGTGCAGGCGGATGGTAAAATCCTGGTCGGCGGGGGCTTCGACTTCATCAATGGCGACCTGACGGGCAAGCTGCTGCGCCTCAACCTGGATGGCACCCCCGACCCAACGTTCAATATGGACGGCCTGGGAGCCAATGGGTACGTATCGACGGTGCTGGTGCAGCCCAATGGCAAGATTCTAGTCGGCGGCGGCTTTACTACCTTCAATGGGCAGGCCCGCAGCATGGTGGTGCGGCTCAACACCGACGGCTCACTCGACAACACGTTTACGTTCGGTTCGGCCGCTTCCGTGCGCCAGATCGGCAGCCTGGCGTTGCAGCCCGACGGTAAGATTCTGGTGGGCGGCGGCCTGAGCTTGCAGAATACTCCCCAAACCGGGGGGCTAGTGCGGTTGAACCCTGACGGCTCCCTGGATTCTTCATTCAGCGTTGGGGGCACGCTGGTACAGGGAGAGATGATTTGGGCCATCCTGGTACAGCCTGATGGCAAGATCGTGGTTGGTGGCACCTTCACCGACTTCAACAGGCAGGGCATTGCCTCCTTGGTTCGGCTGACCAGCACGGGGGCTATTGACCCGACCTTTTATACGGCCAATATAAATACGACCGTAGGCCCCGTATTTACGCTGGCTCAGCAGCCTGATGGTAAGCTGCTCGTGGGTGGCAGCTTCTTGCAGCTGGGCGGCCAGCCTGCAAAATACATAGCCCGCCTATTGCCCGACGGTACTTACGACAACTCCTTCCAGCCGGGCACCGGTCCTAATAGCGTCGTGCGGGCCCTGTATCTGGAGTCCAGCGGCGGCATTCTGATTACTGGGTCTTTCACGCAAGTAAACGGCGTGAGCCGGGGCCGCGTAGCCCGCCTATCGGCCACTGGTAGCCTGGATGCCAGCTTCGCGACCGGAGCCGGCGTGAATGCCACTACCAGCGCCCTGGCGCTGCTGCCCACCGGGCAAATACTGCTGGCCGGGGGCTTCACGCAGCACGACGGGGCTAACTACAGCGGTTTGGTGCGCCTGAATGCCACTACGGGTCAGGCCGAAGCGGCTTTTGGTCCGATTATCGAAGCCCGTGGCACGCTGAGCCAGCTGCTACCTTTGCCCAGCGGGCAGATGCTGGTCAGCGGCAACTTCACCCAGCTCAACGGGCAGGCCGTAGCTGGGGCCGCTAACTCAGTGCGCCGCCTCAACCCCGACGGCAGCCTGGATGGCAACTTCACGGCACTGGCAACCGGAACGCTGCATGCCGTGCAGGTCGATGGCAGCTTCTACGTCACCAGCGGCACTACGCTGCGCCGCTACCTGGCCGATGGTACCCTGGACAATACCTTCACCGCCCAGGCTTTTTCCTCCTTCTCCTCAGTCCAGGGCGTAGTGGCGCTACCCAACGGGCAGGTGTTTGTGCACGGCCAGTTTAATAGCTATGGCAGCCGCACGGGCCTGAGCGGACTGATACGTCTCAACGCCGACGGTACCCCGGATAATACCTTCGTGCCGGCCTCTGCCCCCACCGACCGGCGCGTGCAGCAAGTGCTGACCCAGCCCAGCGGTAAGCTTGTCGTCGTGTCCGATGTAGTGAATACCTTCATCACCACCGTGACCCGCCTCAACGCCGACGGCAGTGCCGACAACAGCTTCTCGGTGGGTAGTGCCGCCGGCTCCGGGGCCAGCTACCAGGTAGTGATGCAGCCTGATGGCAAGCTGCTGGTAAGCGGCCCCTTTACCAGCTTCAACGGACAGGCCGCCCCTTACGGCCTCACGCGCCTGACCGCCGACGGCGCCCCCGACCCTACCTACACGGGCGTAACGACTTACTACATTCCGCGTCTAGTGCAGCCCGATGGCCGCTTACTGGCCCTGCAGAGCAACACGCCTTCACCCGGTGCTAGCGCCGCACTGGTGCGCCTCAATGCCGATGGCAGTCTGGATACCGGCTTCAGCCCGGTGGCCGTGCCACATTCGATTTTTACCAATGATGGTAACATAACGGGTATCAAACTGCAGCCCGCCGACAATAAAATCCTGCTCTACGGCTCGTTCTACTACGTAGCCGGGCAGGTGCGCATCGGTTTGGCCCGGCTCACCAACGTCGGCGTTCTGGCGACGCGCCCCGCCCTGGCCGCCCGGCCGCTGGAAGTGTATCCCAACCCGGCCCACGAGGCCGTGACGGTGCGGCTGCCCGCGACCTTGCAGGCCCGACCCGCTACCCTGCTCGATTTGCAGGGCCGCCTCGTGCGCACCTGGACCATACCAGCCCGCCAGGCCGAGATGCCCCTGAGCCTGGAGACCCTGCCGGCCGGTGTGTACTTGCTGCAGGTACAGGATGCCGGTGGCTTATACCAGCAAAAGGTAGTAGCGCACTGA
- a CDS encoding metallophosphoesterase family protein has product MFQALRFRPKLSLLSLATAFALSGCDLLEFSPNDYRAPEDERHLTEKNLARLQQNPLPAGDTLRFVFTGDSQRYYDDADDLVASVNQQPGISFMVVAGDISDFGFAKEMRWVNEKLRKLKVPYVTVIGNHDSVGNGREAYQEIFGPLNYSFIYGDTKFILVDTNGREYNFDGHIPSMPWVNQQLSNLQGARRQVVISHVPPQDEDFDPAVRAPYTQALREAKNLVFEMNGHRHSSSIGQPYGDGVWYVNSDAFSERRYMVVTVWGDKQFRVKQIKF; this is encoded by the coding sequence ATGTTTCAAGCGTTACGCTTCCGCCCCAAACTTTCTCTGCTTTCCCTCGCAACTGCTTTTGCCTTAAGTGGCTGCGATCTGCTGGAGTTCAGCCCCAACGATTACCGCGCCCCCGAGGACGAGCGCCACCTTACCGAGAAGAACCTTGCCCGTTTGCAGCAGAACCCGCTGCCGGCCGGCGACACGCTCCGTTTTGTCTTCACCGGCGACTCTCAGCGTTACTACGACGATGCCGACGACCTGGTAGCCAGCGTCAACCAGCAGCCGGGTATTTCCTTCATGGTCGTGGCCGGCGACATTTCCGACTTCGGCTTTGCCAAGGAAATGCGCTGGGTGAACGAGAAGCTGCGCAAGCTGAAGGTGCCTTACGTCACTGTTATCGGCAACCACGACTCGGTTGGCAATGGCCGGGAAGCCTACCAGGAGATATTCGGGCCCCTGAACTACTCCTTTATCTACGGCGACACGAAGTTTATTTTGGTCGATACCAATGGCCGGGAATATAACTTCGACGGTCATATTCCCAGCATGCCCTGGGTGAATCAGCAACTCAGCAATCTGCAAGGCGCCCGGCGGCAGGTAGTGATTTCGCACGTGCCCCCGCAGGACGAGGACTTCGACCCGGCCGTGCGGGCCCCCTACACCCAGGCCCTGCGCGAGGCTAAAAACCTGGTGTTCGAGATGAATGGGCACCGCCACAGCTCCAGCATCGGCCAGCCCTACGGCGACGGAGTGTGGTACGTCAACTCCGACGCTTTTTCGGAGCGTCGCTACATGGTTGTCACGGTGTGGGGCGACAAGCAATTCCGCGTTAAACAGATCAAATTCTAA
- a CDS encoding DUF2846 domain-containing protein — MRYALCTGLFLAVASGTCFAQGPLPTPTPEMATVVFYRPPMLGQAATNFTVRANGVELCRLSNKRYFVSTLKPGETSFTSVAGGLNLPDQDKFDLNLEAGKVYYIQGDVKTRLMTVKMTFTEVTESTYKKKNADLKPDNCETPAAPATGK, encoded by the coding sequence ATGCGCTACGCACTCTGCACCGGCCTGTTCTTGGCCGTAGCCTCCGGCACCTGCTTTGCCCAGGGCCCCTTGCCCACCCCCACGCCCGAAATGGCCACCGTGGTATTCTACCGTCCACCGATGCTGGGGCAGGCTGCCACCAACTTTACCGTGCGTGCCAACGGTGTGGAGCTGTGCCGCCTTAGCAACAAGCGCTACTTCGTGAGTACGCTCAAGCCCGGAGAAACTTCGTTTACTTCGGTGGCCGGCGGCCTCAATCTGCCCGACCAAGACAAGTTCGACCTGAACCTGGAAGCCGGTAAAGTGTACTACATCCAGGGCGACGTGAAAACCCGCCTGATGACGGTGAAGATGACGTTCACGGAAGTAACCGAGTCGACGTACAAAAAGAAGAACGCCGACCTAAAACCCGACAACTGCGAGACTCCGGCCGCCCCAGCCACGGGCAAGTAA